One window of the Cydia amplana chromosome 26, ilCydAmpl1.1, whole genome shotgun sequence genome contains the following:
- the LOC134660087 gene encoding uncharacterized protein DDB_G0290685-like: MDPINSPLNNLLRKRTTGLLPETPKLDRNTQVRQVNKDGSYVQGSEQSASDESDKAASKNIQTKQRNKDGSYKEASEQSASKQNSKNASTNKQSKVVNKDGSYKQSSEQSASKENNRAASRNTQVRQRNKDGSYKEASEQSASKQNSKNASTNKQSKVVNKDGSYKQSSEQSASKENNRAASRNTQVKQRNKDGSYKEASEQSASKQNSKNASTNKQSKVVNKDGSYKQSSEQSASKENNRAASRNTQVRQRNKDGSYKEASEQSASKQNSKNASTNKQSKVVNKDGSYKQSSEQSASKENNRAASRNTQVRQRNKDGSYKEASEQSASKQNSKNASTNKQSKVVNKDGSYKQSSEQSASKENNRAASRNTQVRQRNKDGSYKEASEQSASKQNSKNASTNKQSKVVNKDGSYKQSSEQSASKENNRAASRNTQVRQRNKDGSYKEASEQSASKQNSKNASTNKQSKVVNKDGSYKQSSEQSASKENNRAASRNTQVRQRNKDGSYKEASEQSASKQNSKNASTNKQSKVVNKDGSYKQSSEQSASKENNRAASRNTQVRQRNKDGSYKEASEQSASKQNSKNASTNKQSKVVNKDGSYKQASEQSASKENNRAASKNTQVRQVNKDGSSKKASEQSASIESNRAASKNTQLEQVNKDGSYKKASEQSASIERNKAASKNTQLEQVNKDGSYKKASEQSASIESNRAASKNTQLEQVNKDGSYKKASEQSASNESKKAASSNKQSKVVGADGSVRTASEQDASKSSAKNASSNKQSRVVGPDGSSSVSSSSDASSSSSSASSSSSTVEEQVSDDEC; the protein is encoded by the exons ATGGATCCTATAAACAGTCCTCTGAACAATCTGCTTCGAAAGAGAACAACAGGGCTGCTTCCAGAAACACCCAAGTTAGACAG AAACACCCAAGTTAGACAGGTAAACAAAGATGGCTCTTATGTTCAGGGCTCAGAGCAATCTGCTTCGGATGAAAGCGATAAGGCTGCTTCcaaaaacatacaaacaaaacagaGAAACAAAGACGGATCTTACAAGGAGGCATCTGAGCAATCCGCTTCAAAGCAAAACAGCAAGAATGCTTCTACCAACAAACAATCAAAAGTAGTAAACAAAGATGGATCCTATAAACAGTCCTCTGAACAATCTGCTTCGAAAGAGAACAACAGGGCTGCTTCCAGAAACACCCAAGTTAGACAG aGAAACAAAGACGGATCTTACAAGGAGGCATCTGAGCAATCCGCTTCAAAGCAAAACAGCAAGAATGCTTCTACCAACAAACAATCAAAAGTAGTAAACAAAGATGGATCCTATAAACAGTCCTCTGAACAATCTGCTTCGAAAGAGAACAACAGGGCTGCTTCCAGAAACACCCAAGTGAAACAG AGAAACAAAGACGGATCTTACAAGGAGGCATCTGAGCAATCCGCTTCAAAGCAAAACAGCAAGAATGCTTCTACCAACAAACAATCAAAGGTAGTAAACAAAGATGGATCCTATAAACAGTCCTCTGAACAATCTGCTTCGAAAGAGAACAACAGGGCTGCTTCCAGAAACACCCAAGTGAGACAG aGAAACAAAGACGGATCTTACAAGGAGGCATCTGAGCAATCCGCTTCAAAGCAAAACAGCAAGAATGCTTCTACCAACAAACAATCAAAAGTAGTAAACAAAGATGGATCCTATAAACAGTCCTCTGAACAATCTGCTTCGAAAGAGAACAACAGGGCTGCTTCCAGAAACACCCAAGTGAGACAG aGAAACAAAGACGGATCTTACAAGGAGGCATCTGAGCAATCCGCTTCAAAGCAAAACAGCAAGAATGCTTCTACCAACAAACAATCAAAAGTAGTAAACAAAGATGGATCCTATAAACAGTCCTCTGAACAATCTGCTTCGAAAGAGAACAACAGGGCTGCTTCCAGAAACACCCAAGTTAGACAG aGAAACAAAGACGGATCTTACAAGGAGGCATCTGAGCAATCCGCTTCAAAGCAAAACAGCAAGAATGCTTCTACCAACAAACAATCAAAAGTAGTAAACAAAGATGGATCCTATAAACAGTCCTCTGAACAATCTGCTTCGAAAGAGAACAACAGGGCTGCTTCCAGAAACACCCAAGTTAGACAG aGAAACAAAGACGGATCTTACAAGGAGGCATCTGAGCAATCCGCTTCAAAGCAAAACAGCAAGAATGCTTCTACCAACAAACAATCAAAAGTAGTAAACAAAGATGGATCCTATAAACAGTCCTCTGAACAATCTGCTTCGAAAGAGAACAACAGGGCTGCTTCCAGAAACACCCAAGTGAGACAG aGAAACAAAGACGGATCTTACAAGGAGGCATCTGAACAATCTGCTTCAAAGCAAAACAGCAAGAATGCTTCTACCAACAAACAATCAAAAGTAGTAAACAAAGATGGATCCTATAAACAGTCCTCTGAACAATCTGCTTCGAAAGAGAACAACAGGGCTGCTTCCAGAAACACCCAAGTTAGACAG aGAAACAAAGACGGATCTTACAAGGAGGCATCTGAACAATCCGCTTCAAAGCAAAACAGCAAGAATGCTTCTACCAACAAACAATCAAAAGTAGTAAACAAAGATGGATCCTATAAACAGGCCTCTGAACAATCTGCTTCGAAAGAGAACAACAGGGCTGCTTCCAAAAACACCCAAGTGAGACAG GTTAACAAAGATGGATCCTCCAAGAAGGCATCTGAGCAATCTGCTTCAATCGAAAGCAACAGGGCTGCGTCCAAAAACACACAATTGGAACAGGTTAACAAAGATGGATCCTACAAGAAAGCATCTGAGCAATCTGCTTCAATCGAAAGGAACAAGGCTGCTTCCAAAAACACACAATTGGAACAGGTTAACAAAGATGGATCCTACAAGAAAGCATCTGAGCAATCTGCTTCAATCGAAAGCAACAGGGCTGCGTCCAAAAACACACAATTGGAACAGGTTAACAAAGATGGATCCTACAAGAAGGCATCTGAGCAATCTGcttcaaatgaaagcaaaaaggCTGCTTCCAGCAACAAGCAATCTAAAGTTGTTGGTGCCGATGGGTCCGTGAGGACTGCTAGTGAACAGGATGCCTCTAAGTCCAGCGCAAAAAATGCTAGCTCAAACAAGCAGTCGCGCGTTGTTGGACCCGATGGCAGCAGCAGCGTCAGCAGCAGCAGCGACGCCTCTTCGTCCAGCTCCAGCGCTTCATCCTCATCTTCCACCGTTGAGGAGCAAGTTTCCGATGACGAAtgttaa
- the LOC134660088 gene encoding collagen alpha-1(III) chain-like, with protein sequence MAKLMPSGHPGTPSKPGRPGTPSKPGHPGTPSKPGQPGTPSKPGHPGTPSKPGQPGTPSKPGHPGTPSKPGQPGTPSKPGQPGTPSKPGQPGTPSKPGQPGTPSKPGHPGTPSKPGQPGTPSKPGHPGTPSKPGQPGTPSKPGHPGTPSKPGQPGTPSKPGHPGTPSKPGQPGTPSKPGQPGTPSKPGQPGTPSKPGQPGTPSKPGQPGTPSKPGQPGTPSKPGHPGTPSKPGQPGTPSKPGQPGTPSKPGHPGTPSKPGQPGTPSKPGHPGTPSKPGQPGTPSKPGQPGTPSKPGQPGTPSKPGQPGTPSKPGQPGTPSKPGQPGTPSKPGQPGTPSKPGHPGTPSKPGHPGYPGQPGNPGLPGQPGNPGQPGGPGQPGTPGQPGHPGYPGQPGNPGYPGNPGHPGYPGQPGNQGHPGNPGQPGYPGNPGKPGKPGKATKKTTSSHQESGTSSGSSSSQNEDTTDAKGNRRIKTSNASDKSDSNKKSSQAQTVIRKSDGSTIKKSSQAASESDNKARSSNIREKKINADGSSSDRSEKSASKSSHKAASSNNRLKQVNRDGSSVESSDKNASNENRKAASTNKKVKQINKDGSYRVASEQSASNESDKAASTNRQTKQINKDGSYKEASEQSASKQNSKNASTNKQSKVVNKDGSYKQSSEQSASKENNRAASRNTQVRQVNKDGSYVQGSE encoded by the exons atggCGAAGCTAATGCCATCAG GTCATCCAGGCACTCCAAGCAAACCGGGACGACCAGGCACTCCAAGCAAACCGGGACACCCAGGCACTCCAAGCAAACCGGGACAACCAGGCACTCCAAGCAAACCGGGACACCCAGGCACTCCAAGCAAACCGGGACAACCAGGCACTCCAAGCAAACCGGGACACCCAGGCACTCCAAGCAAACCGGGACAACCAGGCACTCCGAGCAAACCGGGACAACCAGGCACTCCAAGCAAACCGGGACAACCAGGCACTCCAAGCAAACCGGGACAACCAGGCACTCCAAGCAAACCGGGACACCCAGGCACTCCAAGCAAACCGGGACAACCAGGCACTCCAAGCAAACCTGGACACCCAGGCACTCCAAGCAAACCGGGACAACCAGGCACTCCAAGCAAACCGGGACACCCAGGCACTCCAAGCAAACCGGGACAACCAGGCACTCCAAGCAAACCGGGACACCCAGGCACTCCAAGCAAACCGGGACAACCGGGCACTCCGAGCAAACCGGGACAACCGGGCACTCCGAGCAAACCGGGACAACCGGGAACTCCGAGCAAACCGGGACAACCGGGCACTCCGAGCAAACCGGGACAACCAGGCACTCCGAGCAAACCGGGACAACCAGGCACTCCGAGCAAACCGGGACATCCGGGCACTCCGAGCAAACCGGGACAACCGGGCACTCCGAGCAAACCGGGACAACCAGGCACTCCGAGCAAACCGGGACATCCGGGCACTCCGAGCAAACCGGGACAACCAGGCACTCCGAGCAAACCGGGACATCCGGGCACTCCGAGCAAACCGGGACAACCGGGCACTCCGAGCAAACCGGGACAACCGGGCACTCCGAGCAAACCGGGACAACCGGGAACTCCGAGCAAACCGGGACAACCGGGCACTCCGAGTAAACCGGGACAACCGGGCACTCCGAGCAAACCGGGACAACCAGGCACTCCGAGCAAACCGGGACAACCAGGCACTCCGAGCAAACCGGGACACCCAGGCACTCCGAGCAAACCAGGACATCCCGGCTATCCAGGACAACCAGGTAATCCAGGACTCCCCGGACAACCCGGCAATCCAGGACAACCAGGAGGCCCGGGTCAACCAGGAACTCCAGGACAGCCAGGACACCCTGGCTATCCAGGACAACCCGGCAATCCAGGATATCCCGGAAATCCAGGACACCCCGGCTATCCAGGACAACCAGGTAATCAAGGACACCCCGGCAATCCAGGACAACCCGGCTATCCAGGTAATCCCGGAAAACCAGGAAAACCAGGCAAAGCAACGAAGAAAACAACAAGCTCACACCAAGAGTCCGGTACTTCATCTGGAAGCAGCTCATCCCAGAACGAGGATACTACTGATGCCAAGGGTAACAGGCGCATTAAGACTTCAAACGCTAGTGACAAGTCCGACAGCAACAAGAAATCCTCTCAAGCTCAAACTGTTATCAGGAAGTCCGATGGATCAACAATCAAGAAATCATCCCAGGCCGCCAGTGAATCCGACAACAAAGCAAGATCGTCCAATATTCGCGAGAAAAAGATAAATGCCGATGGATCCTCCAGTGATAGGTCTGAGAAAAGCGCGTCCAAGTCCTCCCACAAAGCCGCTTCAAGCAACAACCGATTAAAGCAAGTAAACAGAGACGGATCTTCTGTTGAGTCTTCTGACAAAAATGCTTCAAACGAAAACAGAAAAGCTGCGTCTACCAATAAGAAagttaaacaaataaacaaagatGGCTCGTATCGGGTAGCGTCAGAGCAATCAGCTTCTAATGAAAGTGACAAAGCCGCTTCCACCAACAGGCAAACGAAACAGATAAACAAAGACGGATCTTACAAGGAGGCATCTGAACAATCAGCTTCAAAGCAAAACAGCAAGAATGCTTCTACCAACAAACAATCAAAAGTAGTAAACAAAGATGGATCCTATAAGCAGTCCTCTGAACAATCTGCTTCGAAAGAGAACAACAGGGCTGCTTCCAGAAACACCCAAGTTAGACAGGTAAACAAAGATGGCTCTTATGTTCAGGGCTCAGAG